In one window of Streptomyces griseus subsp. griseus DNA:
- a CDS encoding DUF2267 domain-containing protein produces MIAEPRTIAAPKAMTFDRLLEKIRYEGAYPTRVRAEEALRAVLGGLGAQITGEERVAFAAALPREAALVFTSEAPGITPSPAACFVDDLAARTGGTAATARWDAGTVLAAVGALMDPALVTRVIEALPTGYALLFGRAQLTTAA; encoded by the coding sequence ATGATTGCTGAGCCTCGGACCATCGCCGCCCCGAAGGCCATGACGTTCGACCGGCTGCTGGAGAAGATCAGATACGAGGGCGCCTACCCCACCCGGGTGCGGGCCGAGGAAGCCCTCCGTGCCGTCCTGGGCGGACTCGGTGCCCAGATCACCGGTGAGGAGCGGGTCGCCTTCGCCGCCGCGCTCCCCAGGGAGGCCGCCCTGGTGTTCACCTCCGAGGCCCCCGGCATCACCCCGTCCCCGGCCGCCTGCTTCGTGGACGACCTGGCCGCGCGGACCGGCGGCACCGCGGCGACCGCCCGCTGGGACGCGGGCACCGTCCTGGCCGCTGTCGGCGCGCTGATGGACCCGGCCCTCGTCACCCGCGTCATCGAGGCCCTGCCGACCGGCTACGCCCTCCTCTTCGGCCGCGCACAGCTCACCACGGCGGCGTGA
- a CDS encoding PP2C family protein-serine/threonine phosphatase — protein sequence MVQLRRAQWIPVGVIVLAVVIDLATPTDVTSAPLLMAAPVAAASLLSLPGIIAIGVLSMAVHAVLAWVDGTFGWHRGVANQLTLLAVTVLAVLIHRALEGQSARTRRARQVAAVAQAAVLPRPPSRLGDLRIAARYVPAEDEAMIGGDLYVVQDTPHGVRVMVGDVRGKGLGAVSAVCADLGAFRYAADEAEDLLGLVTALERALLREGGRRGGQEQDEGFTTALIAEFTAGLDTVRIVNCGHPPPLLLAADGTATVLEPSQEAPPLGMAALGTWSFPVDTFPFPPGSTLLCYTDGVTEARDEAGVFYDAVVRLPRLLRHRSLVGDPPTPAQILQLLIEDVGRHTGGRIQDDQALLALHRPIPATDPVPRRPRV from the coding sequence GTGGTGCAGCTGCGCAGGGCCCAGTGGATCCCGGTGGGGGTCATCGTGCTGGCCGTCGTGATCGATCTGGCGACCCCGACGGACGTGACCTCCGCGCCTCTGCTGATGGCTGCCCCCGTGGCCGCCGCATCCCTGCTGAGCCTGCCCGGCATCATCGCGATCGGCGTCCTCTCGATGGCCGTCCACGCTGTCCTCGCCTGGGTCGACGGAACCTTCGGCTGGCACCGGGGCGTCGCCAACCAGCTCACCCTTCTGGCCGTGACCGTGCTCGCCGTCCTCATCCACCGGGCCCTGGAGGGCCAGAGCGCCCGGACCCGTCGGGCCCGCCAGGTCGCCGCCGTGGCCCAGGCCGCCGTACTGCCCCGGCCCCCGTCACGGCTGGGCGACCTCCGGATCGCCGCCCGCTACGTCCCCGCCGAGGACGAGGCCATGATCGGGGGCGACCTCTATGTCGTGCAGGACACCCCGCACGGGGTGCGCGTCATGGTCGGGGACGTCCGGGGCAAGGGGCTGGGCGCCGTCAGCGCGGTCTGCGCGGACCTGGGCGCCTTCCGGTATGCCGCTGACGAGGCGGAGGACCTGCTGGGCCTGGTGACCGCGCTGGAGAGGGCCCTGCTGCGCGAGGGCGGACGGCGCGGCGGCCAGGAGCAGGACGAGGGGTTCACCACCGCGCTGATCGCCGAGTTCACCGCCGGCCTCGACACCGTACGCATCGTCAACTGCGGCCACCCGCCCCCGCTGCTGCTGGCAGCCGACGGCACGGCCACCGTCCTCGAACCGTCCCAGGAGGCGCCTCCGCTCGGTATGGCCGCCCTGGGCACCTGGTCGTTCCCGGTCGACACGTTCCCCTTCCCGCCCGGCTCCACGCTCCTCTGTTACACGGACGGCGTCACCGAGGCCCGGGACGAGGCCGGGGTCTTCTACGACGCGGTCGTACGGCTGCCCCGCCTCCTGCGCCACCGCTCGCTCGTCGGCGACCCGCCGACCCCCGCGCAGATCCTCCAGCTGCTCATCGAGGACGTCGGGCGCCACACCGGCGGCCGGATTCAGGACGACCAGGCCCTCCTCGCCCTGCACCGACCCATCCCGGCGACAGATCCAGTTCCCCGGCGCCCACGTGTTTGA
- a CDS encoding WhiB family transcriptional regulator, which produces MENWRTHAACREEDPDLFFPIGTSGPAVVQATEAKAVCRTCPVQAQCLEWALENGQDSGVWGGLAEDERRALKRRSRRRSKNTAG; this is translated from the coding sequence ATGGAGAACTGGCGCACGCACGCGGCCTGCCGCGAGGAGGACCCGGACCTGTTCTTCCCCATCGGGACCTCCGGTCCCGCCGTCGTCCAGGCCACGGAGGCCAAGGCGGTCTGCCGGACCTGCCCGGTCCAGGCCCAATGCCTGGAATGGGCGCTGGAGAACGGCCAGGACTCCGGTGTCTGGGGAGGCCTCGCCGAGGACGAACGACGCGCGCTGAAGCGCCGCAGCCGTCGGCGTAGCAAGAACACCGCGGGCTGA
- a CDS encoding ABC transporter ATP-binding protein: MDMEVTAWTSLHSAMNAEQDRRPFSKATLRRILVFARPHRSRINRFLLLSTVTALLAVATPVLAGRVVDAIVRGADSGTVTRLALLIALIAVAEAGLGLLTRWLSANLGEGLILDLRTAVFDHVQRMPVAFFTRTRTGALVSRLNNDVIGAQRAFSNTLSGVVSNLVTLLLTLAVMLTISWQITLLSLVLLPVFVVPARRMGARMAGLQREAANHNASMGTQMTERFSAPGATLVKLFGRPSLESAEFAERARRVRDIGVRSAMAQSAFITALTLVSALALALVYGLGGHYALRGTLEPGAVVSLALLLTRLYAPLTALAGARVEVMSALVSFERVFEVLDLKPLIAQKPDARQVPEGQVSVEFEKVSFGYPSAEKVSLASLEEVATLDNRGGTPVLHEVSFRAEPGQMIALVGSSGAGKSTIAQLLPRLYDADAGAVRLNGIDVRDLSADSIRDTLGMVTQDGHLFHESVRANLLLARPDASEDDIRDALRRSRLEGLIASLPEGLDTVVGERGYRLSGGERQRLTIARLLLARQRVVILDEATAHLDSTSEAAVQEALAEALEGRTAVVIAHRLSTVRAADQILVVEAGRIVERGTHSELLAAGGRYEELYRTQFDRPSADEAQPVG; encoded by the coding sequence ATGGACATGGAAGTCACCGCATGGACATCGCTGCACAGCGCGATGAACGCCGAGCAGGACCGGCGGCCCTTCTCCAAGGCGACGCTGCGCCGCATCCTGGTCTTCGCCCGGCCCCACAGGAGCCGGATCAACCGGTTCCTCCTGCTCAGCACCGTCACCGCGCTGCTCGCGGTGGCCACCCCCGTCCTCGCCGGGCGCGTCGTGGACGCCATCGTGCGGGGCGCGGACTCCGGGACGGTCACCCGGCTCGCCCTGCTGATCGCCCTGATCGCGGTCGCCGAGGCCGGGCTCGGCCTGCTCACCCGGTGGCTGTCGGCCAACCTCGGCGAGGGACTGATCCTCGATCTGCGGACGGCGGTCTTCGACCATGTGCAGCGGATGCCGGTCGCCTTCTTCACCCGCACCCGGACCGGCGCCCTGGTCAGCCGGCTCAACAACGACGTGATCGGCGCCCAGCGGGCATTCAGCAACACGCTCTCCGGTGTCGTCTCCAACCTCGTCACCCTGCTGCTGACGCTCGCCGTGATGCTCACGATCTCCTGGCAGATCACGCTGCTCTCTCTGGTCCTGCTGCCGGTGTTCGTCGTACCGGCCCGCCGGATGGGGGCCAGGATGGCCGGGCTCCAGCGGGAGGCGGCCAACCACAACGCCTCGATGGGCACCCAGATGACCGAGCGGTTCTCCGCCCCCGGCGCCACTCTCGTCAAGCTCTTCGGCCGCCCGTCGCTGGAGTCCGCGGAGTTCGCCGAGCGGGCCCGCCGGGTGCGGGACATCGGGGTCCGCTCCGCCATGGCCCAGTCCGCGTTCATCACCGCGCTCACCCTGGTCTCCGCCCTCGCGCTCGCCCTGGTCTACGGGCTCGGCGGCCACTACGCGCTGCGCGGCACACTGGAGCCAGGCGCCGTGGTCTCCCTCGCCCTGCTGCTGACCCGGCTGTACGCCCCGCTGACCGCGCTGGCCGGGGCCCGGGTCGAGGTGATGAGCGCGCTCGTCAGCTTCGAGCGGGTCTTCGAGGTGCTGGATCTCAAGCCGCTGATCGCCCAGAAGCCGGACGCCCGTCAGGTGCCGGAGGGTCAGGTCTCGGTCGAGTTCGAGAAGGTCTCCTTCGGCTACCCGTCCGCGGAGAAGGTCTCCCTCGCCTCGCTGGAGGAGGTCGCGACGCTGGACAACCGGGGCGGCACCCCGGTCCTGCACGAGGTCTCCTTCCGGGCCGAACCCGGGCAGATGATCGCCCTGGTGGGCTCGTCGGGCGCGGGCAAGTCGACCATCGCCCAGCTGCTGCCGAGGCTGTACGACGCGGACGCCGGTGCCGTACGGCTCAACGGGATCGACGTACGGGATCTGAGCGCCGACTCCATCCGCGACACGCTGGGGATGGTCACCCAGGACGGGCACCTCTTCCACGAGTCCGTACGCGCCAATCTGCTGCTCGCCCGGCCCGACGCCTCCGAGGACGACATCCGCGACGCGCTGCGCCGCTCCCGGCTGGAGGGGCTGATCGCCTCGCTGCCGGAGGGGCTGGACACGGTGGTCGGCGAGCGCGGTTACCGGCTCTCCGGCGGTGAGCGCCAGCGGCTCACCATCGCCCGGCTGCTGCTGGCCCGTCAGCGGGTCGTCATCCTCGACGAGGCGACCGCGCACCTCGACTCCACCTCCGAGGCCGCCGTCCAGGAGGCCCTGGCCGAGGCACTGGAGGGGCGGACCGCCGTGGTGATCGCCCACCGGCTCTCCACCGTACGGGCGGCCGACCAGATCCTGGTCGTCGAGGCGGGCCGGATCGTGGAGCGCGGCACCCACAGCGAACTGCTCGCGGCCGGGGGGCGTTACGAGGAGCTGTACCGCACCCAGTTCGACCGGCCGTCGGCGGACGAGGCCCAGCCGGTCGGCTGA
- a CDS encoding LamG-like jellyroll fold domain-containing protein, translating to MFDYVQCLGGSRYSRLFNEDDALTRQHPRPRALFRALTCAAALLIPVGATLVPTAAAAPATPAPATATAFTAEDPVTDVHGLKGEYFSMSAPGARDFAELGATSLDPDINFPGLTGTFESATGKTEHTTARWTGQLEAPETGSYTFSAIGDNGFRLSLDGNVVIDHWEPDWDNEQHSAPIALKAGEKHDFKLEMFQDTGGASMFLRWQSDTLKKQIVPESAFTPPAGFEVYPVALSVAKSGKRLQATFKDRVTNFGKVKDHLKIEVDTSPMPVKSVSRASDNPRALIIDLAAPVLKDQRVKVVYDGKGGLTSGSETVPEIGRTAKNLSTHRLTTTWGDKLNVNNPLPEYPRPQQVRDKWKNLNGPWEFAGATEGQKPVFGKKLGERIIVPFPVESQLSGLERDEDHMFYRKLVTVPKNWSVGKGTSGKNQRLKLNFDAVDYRSTVWVNGTKVAEHTGGYTGFSADITDALKGTGPQEIVVAVTDKTGPNQPKGKQSTNPGGIVYTPTSGIWQTVWMEPVAPAAIDSLTTTPDIDTGRLAVTVNSAKASAGARITAVARDHKGKAVATVTGPANRELSLQLKNPRLWSPDDPYLYDLDVSLTDGRSKDSVESYFGMRQLKIAEVGGYQKLVLNGKPFFSLAMLDQGFWPDGLYTQPSDAALTFDLKAQKDLGFNAVRKHIKVESPRWYYHADRLGLLVWQDFVNADIDNDAGKNAFLTQGKELMKQFHNYPSISGWIVFNEGWGEWDRTATGEIAEEVKALDPSRVVNAHSGVNCCASKGDSGKGEIIDHHDYVNDDPAFPDDRRAAMDGEHGGFTLRTPGHMWPGAPANIYSGVADKAALTAKYVDNTRTYYLAAAGAELSGSVYTQVSDLENELNGLWTYDRREIKVDPRKVRDINRQVIAAGAKAGQRDELKGGGSWSLDENKGTTARDSGPNKAHLALTGGASWTPGVKGSALKFSGEGQYAQSTGPVVDTTKDYTVSAWASLDALPGNYATVVSQDGRRTENPFYLQYGQGAFAFSTPGGKRARLEITPETGKWYHLVGVRQGGEAKLYVDGKLAATTEAGPADVSTGPLSVGRAQYAGAKGDFWNGSVDQVGVYDKALTADEVTALYGSLKP from the coding sequence ATGTTCGACTATGTGCAGTGCCTCGGCGGTTCGAGGTACTCCCGGCTCTTCAACGAGGACGACGCCTTGACACGACAACACCCGCGCCCCCGTGCCCTGTTCAGGGCTCTCACCTGTGCCGCCGCGCTCCTGATACCGGTCGGCGCCACTCTTGTCCCGACGGCCGCCGCCGCGCCCGCCACCCCGGCACCGGCCACCGCCACCGCGTTCACGGCCGAAGACCCGGTCACCGATGTTCACGGGCTGAAGGGCGAGTACTTCAGCATGTCCGCCCCCGGCGCCCGTGACTTCGCCGAGCTCGGGGCCACCTCCCTGGACCCGGACATCAACTTCCCCGGTCTCACGGGGACGTTCGAGTCGGCGACCGGTAAGACCGAGCACACCACCGCCCGGTGGACGGGGCAGCTCGAAGCGCCCGAGACGGGCTCGTACACCTTCTCGGCCATCGGCGACAACGGCTTCCGGCTCTCCCTCGACGGCAACGTTGTCATCGACCACTGGGAACCCGACTGGGACAACGAGCAGCACAGCGCGCCGATCGCCCTGAAGGCGGGCGAGAAGCACGACTTCAAGCTGGAGATGTTCCAGGACACCGGCGGCGCCAGCATGTTCCTGCGCTGGCAGAGCGACACGCTCAAGAAGCAGATCGTGCCCGAGTCCGCCTTCACCCCGCCCGCCGGCTTCGAGGTCTACCCCGTCGCCCTGAGCGTCGCGAAGAGCGGCAAGCGCCTCCAGGCCACCTTCAAGGACCGCGTCACGAACTTCGGCAAGGTGAAGGACCACCTCAAGATCGAGGTCGACACCTCCCCGATGCCGGTCAAGTCGGTGAGCCGCGCCTCGGACAACCCCCGCGCACTGATCATCGACCTCGCCGCCCCCGTACTGAAGGACCAGCGGGTCAAGGTCGTCTACGACGGCAAGGGCGGGCTGACCTCGGGGAGCGAGACCGTCCCGGAGATCGGCCGGACGGCCAAGAACCTCTCCACGCACCGCCTCACCACCACCTGGGGCGACAAGCTGAACGTCAACAACCCGCTGCCCGAATACCCGCGCCCGCAGCAGGTCCGCGACAAGTGGAAGAACCTCAACGGCCCCTGGGAGTTCGCCGGGGCCACCGAGGGCCAGAAGCCGGTCTTCGGCAAGAAGCTCGGCGAGCGGATCATCGTGCCGTTCCCGGTGGAGTCCCAGCTCTCCGGCCTGGAGCGCGACGAGGACCACATGTTCTACCGCAAGCTCGTGACCGTGCCGAAGAACTGGTCGGTCGGCAAGGGCACGTCGGGCAAGAACCAGCGGCTGAAGCTCAACTTCGACGCCGTCGACTACCGGTCCACGGTCTGGGTCAACGGCACCAAGGTCGCCGAACACACCGGCGGGTACACCGGGTTCAGCGCCGACATCACCGACGCGCTCAAGGGCACCGGCCCTCAGGAGATCGTCGTCGCCGTCACCGACAAGACCGGCCCGAACCAGCCCAAGGGCAAGCAGTCCACCAACCCCGGCGGCATCGTCTACACCCCGACCTCCGGCATCTGGCAGACCGTCTGGATGGAGCCGGTCGCGCCCGCCGCCATCGACTCCCTGACCACCACGCCGGACATCGACACCGGCCGCCTCGCCGTCACCGTCAACTCCGCGAAGGCGTCGGCCGGTGCCCGTATCACCGCCGTCGCCCGCGACCACAAGGGCAAGGCCGTCGCCACGGTCACCGGCCCCGCCAACCGTGAGCTGAGCCTCCAGCTCAAGAACCCGCGCCTCTGGTCGCCGGACGACCCCTACCTGTACGACCTCGACGTGTCGCTCACCGACGGCCGGTCCAAGGACAGCGTCGAGAGCTACTTCGGCATGCGCCAGTTGAAGATCGCGGAGGTCGGCGGCTACCAGAAGCTCGTCCTCAACGGGAAGCCGTTCTTCTCCCTCGCCATGCTGGACCAGGGCTTCTGGCCCGACGGCCTGTACACCCAGCCCAGCGACGCGGCCCTCACCTTCGACCTCAAGGCACAGAAGGACCTCGGCTTCAACGCCGTACGCAAGCACATCAAGGTGGAGTCGCCGCGCTGGTACTACCACGCCGACCGGCTCGGCCTGCTGGTGTGGCAGGACTTCGTCAACGCCGACATCGACAACGACGCCGGCAAGAACGCCTTCCTCACGCAGGGCAAGGAGCTGATGAAGCAGTTCCACAACTACCCCTCGATCAGCGGCTGGATCGTCTTCAACGAGGGCTGGGGCGAGTGGGACCGGACGGCGACCGGTGAGATCGCCGAGGAGGTCAAGGCACTGGACCCGTCCCGTGTGGTCAACGCCCACAGTGGGGTCAACTGCTGTGCGTCCAAGGGCGATTCCGGCAAGGGTGAGATCATCGACCACCACGACTACGTGAACGACGACCCGGCCTTCCCGGACGACCGTCGCGCCGCGATGGACGGCGAGCACGGCGGCTTCACGCTCCGGACGCCGGGGCACATGTGGCCGGGTGCGCCCGCCAACATCTACAGCGGGGTTGCCGACAAGGCCGCCCTCACCGCGAAATACGTCGACAACACCCGTACCTACTACCTCGCGGCTGCCGGTGCCGAACTGTCCGGCTCCGTCTACACCCAGGTCAGCGACCTGGAGAACGAGCTCAACGGGCTCTGGACGTACGACCGTCGCGAGATCAAGGTCGACCCGAGGAAGGTCCGGGACATCAACCGCCAGGTCATCGCCGCCGGCGCCAAGGCCGGTCAGCGTGACGAGCTGAAGGGCGGTGGTTCCTGGTCGCTGGACGAGAACAAGGGCACCACCGCCCGCGACAGCGGCCCCAACAAGGCCCACCTCGCCCTGACCGGCGGCGCGTCCTGGACGCCGGGGGTGAAGGGCTCGGCACTGAAGTTCAGCGGTGAAGGCCAGTACGCGCAGAGCACCGGTCCCGTCGTGGACACCACCAAGGACTACACGGTCTCCGCGTGGGCCTCGCTGGACGCCCTGCCCGGCAACTACGCCACCGTCGTCAGCCAGGACGGCCGGCGCACCGAGAACCCCTTCTACCTCCAGTACGGGCAGGGTGCGTTCGCCTTCTCCACCCCGGGAGGCAAGCGGGCCCGCCTGGAGATCACACCGGAGACCGGGAAGTGGTACCACCTGGTCGGCGTCCGGCAGGGCGGTGAGGCCAAGCTGTACGTCGACGGAAAGCTCGCCGCCACCACCGAGGCCGGTCCCGCCGATGTGAGCACCGGCCCGCTCTCCGTCGGCCGGGCCCAGTACGCGGGGGCGAAGGGCGACTTCTGGAACGGCTCGGTCGATCAGGTCGGGGTGTACGACAAGGCCCTGACCGCCGACGAGGTGACCGCCCTGTACGGCAGCCTGAAGCCGTAG
- a CDS encoding class I SAM-dependent methyltransferase → MSEHQGQPAERPGGTSGLPAATVFDALGTEYERAFAGSAAYGASLDRLLEHLAPGSRVLDVGSGTGVPTARRLAGAGHRVVGVDVSPVMTALAARQVPEGEFRCADIREAAWADGEFDAVCVYFSLLQLSRGEQRELLGRLARAVKPGGRLVVATVPVDVADASAVFMGQPVVVSSFGEDEFASVVAGAGFAVEERHSVLFTPDHPAGAPEPHLFLHGRRS, encoded by the coding sequence ATGAGCGAGCACCAGGGACAGCCCGCGGAACGCCCGGGCGGGACCTCCGGGCTCCCGGCCGCGACGGTGTTCGACGCGCTGGGCACCGAGTACGAGCGGGCGTTCGCGGGTTCCGCCGCCTACGGCGCCTCGCTGGACCGGCTGCTGGAGCACCTCGCGCCGGGCAGCCGGGTCCTGGACGTGGGCAGCGGTACGGGCGTTCCGACCGCGCGGCGGCTGGCCGGGGCCGGACACCGGGTGGTGGGCGTCGACGTCTCCCCGGTGATGACCGCCCTGGCGGCGCGGCAGGTGCCGGAGGGCGAGTTCCGGTGCGCCGACATCCGGGAGGCGGCGTGGGCGGACGGGGAGTTCGACGCCGTCTGTGTCTACTTCTCGCTGCTGCAGCTGTCACGCGGCGAGCAGCGGGAGCTGCTGGGCCGGCTGGCCCGGGCGGTGAAGCCGGGCGGCCGGCTGGTGGTGGCCACCGTCCCGGTGGACGTGGCGGACGCGAGCGCCGTCTTCATGGGGCAGCCGGTGGTGGTGTCGAGTTTCGGCGAGGACGAGTTCGCCTCCGTGGTGGCCGGAGCGGGGTTCGCGGTGGAGGAGCGGCACAGCGTCCTGTTCACCCCGGATCACCCGGCGGGCGCACCCGAGCCGCACCTCTTCCTGCACGGCCGTCGCAGCTGA
- a CDS encoding beta-class carbonic anhydrase, which yields MDARLNLYGIRGLAEGDAHVIRNAAGVVTEDVARSLAISQRLLGTREIVLIHHTHCGMVTFSDDTFRQDIEKETGIRPPWSAEAIPDAADDVRQSLRRVTGGPFIPHTGQVRVFDVATGRLDEVV from the coding sequence ATGGACGCGCGGCTGAACCTGTACGGCATCCGCGGCCTCGCCGAGGGTGACGCGCATGTCATCAGGAACGCGGCAGGCGTGGTGACCGAGGATGTGGCGCGGTCCCTGGCGATCAGTCAGCGGCTGCTGGGCACCCGGGAGATCGTGCTGATCCACCACACCCACTGCGGCATGGTGACCTTCTCCGACGACACCTTCCGCCAGGACATCGAGAAGGAGACCGGTATCCGGCCGCCGTGGTCCGCCGAGGCGATCCCGGACGCCGCCGACGACGTACGGCAGTCCCTGCGGCGGGTGACGGGCGGTCCGTTCATCCCGCACACCGGCCAGGTCCGCGTCTTCGACGTCGCCACCGGCCGCCTCGACGAGGTCGTCTGA
- a CDS encoding YkvA family protein — protein sequence MDTTVWLVVAAVAALIMLAFAAVLLVRVFKARKLLVDAGIPLHNKALVWAAVVYTISPVDLMPDPVYLDDIGFLLLALRSLHAAAASAGLGRAKGAGAPVEIPELEKTAKPRPDAVR from the coding sequence ATGGACACCACCGTTTGGCTCGTTGTCGCCGCCGTCGCCGCGCTGATCATGCTGGCTTTCGCCGCCGTACTGCTGGTGCGCGTCTTCAAGGCCAGGAAGCTCCTGGTCGACGCCGGGATCCCGCTGCACAACAAGGCGCTCGTCTGGGCAGCCGTCGTCTACACGATCTCCCCGGTCGACCTGATGCCGGACCCCGTCTACCTCGACGACATCGGATTCCTGCTGCTGGCGCTGCGCTCCCTGCACGCCGCAGCCGCGTCGGCCGGACTGGGACGGGCCAAGGGGGCGGGTGCCCCGGTGGAGATCCCCGAGCTGGAGAAGACGGCCAAGCCCCGGCCGGACGCGGTGCGCTAG
- a CDS encoding ribonuclease H family protein, with the protein MNESIIAACDGASKGNPGPAAWAWVVADAQGTPERWEAGPLGTATNNVAELTALAELLESTDPAVRVEVRMDSQYAMNAVTKWLPGWKRNGWKTSSGKPVANRELVTRIDALLTARTVTFRYVPAHQVDGDPLNALADQAASEAAVAQRPAGTAHGATALPVPAQARSTKGRTEAGGGAGEAKAKSAGRSNGTIKARFAGRCHCGRTYAAKEPIAKNPNGWGHPECRTAPA; encoded by the coding sequence ATGAACGAGAGCATCATCGCCGCGTGTGACGGGGCGTCCAAGGGAAATCCCGGACCGGCCGCCTGGGCCTGGGTCGTCGCCGACGCGCAGGGCACCCCCGAGCGCTGGGAGGCGGGCCCGCTGGGCACCGCGACGAACAACGTCGCCGAGCTCACCGCCCTGGCCGAACTGCTGGAATCCACCGACCCGGCGGTCCGCGTCGAGGTGCGGATGGACTCGCAGTACGCGATGAACGCCGTGACCAAGTGGCTGCCGGGCTGGAAGCGCAACGGCTGGAAGACCTCGTCGGGCAAGCCGGTCGCCAACCGCGAACTGGTCACCCGTATCGACGCGCTGCTCACCGCCCGTACGGTGACGTTCCGCTATGTGCCCGCCCACCAGGTGGACGGCGACCCGCTCAACGCGCTCGCCGACCAGGCCGCCAGCGAGGCGGCGGTGGCGCAGCGACCGGCCGGTACGGCGCACGGGGCGACCGCCCTGCCCGTACCCGCCCAGGCGCGCTCCACGAAGGGGCGTACGGAGGCGGGCGGCGGCGCGGGTGAGGCGAAGGCGAAGAGCGCGGGGCGGTCCAACGGCACCATCAAGGCGCGGTTCGCAGGGCGGTGCCACTGCGGAAGGACGTACGCGGCGAAGGAGCCGATCGCGAAGAACCCGAACGGCTGGGGTCACCCGGAGTGCCGTACCGCCCCCGCCTGA
- a CDS encoding alpha/beta fold hydrolase: protein MLLLVGEFGLNSPPMAAGECAELFPHARLTEQPEGGHCPWIFDPDRFVATASAFLGQGLP from the coding sequence GTGCTGCTGCTCGTCGGCGAGTTCGGCCTGAACAGCCCGCCCATGGCGGCGGGGGAATGTGCGGAACTGTTCCCCCATGCCAGGCTGACCGAACAGCCCGAGGGGGGCCACTGCCCGTGGATCTTCGACCCCGACCGGTTCGTGGCGACGGCATCGGCCTTTCTGGGGCAGGGGCTTCCGTGA
- a CDS encoding ATP-binding protein, which produces MNDRMLMTLSPDGETRTDYVCRPEKAADARDAVSSFVARLHPAPASHVVQNLLLLVSELVTNAVRHAGAVTALWLTADRTGVHVQVTDPSPAHPQDRTPDMTGRTGGFGWPMVQRLSQEVTVRESPDGGKVILATVLR; this is translated from the coding sequence ATGAACGACCGCATGCTGATGACACTCTCACCGGACGGGGAGACCCGTACCGATTACGTCTGCCGACCGGAGAAGGCCGCCGACGCACGGGACGCGGTCAGCAGCTTCGTCGCCCGGCTGCACCCCGCGCCGGCCTCGCACGTGGTGCAGAATCTGCTGCTCCTCGTGTCGGAACTGGTCACCAACGCTGTCCGGCACGCCGGAGCGGTGACCGCGCTCTGGCTGACCGCCGATCGCACGGGCGTCCACGTCCAGGTCACCGACCCGAGCCCGGCACACCCGCAGGACCGGACGCCCGACATGACAGGCCGCACCGGCGGCTTCGGCTGGCCGATGGTCCAGCGGCTCTCCCAGGAGGTCACGGTCCGCGAGTCGCCGGACGGCGGGAAGGTCATCCTCGCCACCGTGCTCCGTTGA
- a CDS encoding ATP-binding protein — MPGGVSEARHRVQDAMHAWGEPAERIEAAALIVTELVTNAVQHTSTRRIRCRLLRSAEGVRICVWNRGRARIPAPAPPADSVGLPVAAAPPADGPDGDDSLDCLTEDGRGLLLVDALAARWGTRAALAGRLVWADV, encoded by the coding sequence TTGCCCGGGGGCGTTTCCGAAGCCCGTCACCGGGTCCAGGACGCGATGCACGCGTGGGGAGAACCCGCGGAACGCATCGAGGCGGCGGCTCTGATAGTGACCGAACTGGTCACCAACGCCGTACAGCACACCAGCACCCGCCGGATCCGCTGTCGACTTCTCCGCTCGGCCGAGGGGGTGCGGATCTGCGTGTGGAACCGCGGCCGCGCCCGTATCCCGGCCCCGGCGCCCCCGGCCGACTCCGTGGGGCTGCCCGTCGCGGCGGCTCCACCGGCCGACGGACCCGACGGCGACGATTCACTCGACTGCCTGACCGAGGACGGCAGGGGCCTCCTGCTGGTGGACGCCCTGGCGGCCCGGTGGGGTACGCGAGCGGCGCTGGCCGGCCGGCTCGTCTGGGCCGACGTCTGA